A region from the Haliaeetus albicilla chromosome 16, bHalAlb1.1, whole genome shotgun sequence genome encodes:
- the FABP3 gene encoding fatty acid-binding protein, heart encodes MRTLFKAAARPAGSCELGGAVPRSQPAGPPGPPYTRVALCVCPPPLHPLAMVDAFLGTWKLVDTANFDEYMKALGVGFATRQVASLTKPTTIIEVAGDKITVKTQSTFKNTEISFKLGEEFDETTADDRHVKSKVTLDGGKLVHVQKWDGKETSLVRELKDGKLILTLTMGNVVSTRTYEKAT; translated from the exons ATGAGGACATTATTTAAGGCGGCTGCGAGGCCGGCAGGCAGCTGCGAGCTGGGCGGTGCAGTGCCACGCTCACAGCCAGCCggacccccgggacccccatACACGCGtgtggctctgtgtgtgtgtccccctcccctgcACCCCCTCGCCATGGTTGACGCCTTCCTGGGCACCTGGAAGCTGGTGGATACGGCCAATTTCGATGAGTACATGAAGGCGTTGG GGGTGGGCTTCGCCACCCGGCAGGTGGCCAGCCTCACCAAACCCACCACCATCATCGAGGTGGCAGGCGACAAGATCACAGTGAAGACCCAAAGCACCTTCAAGAACACAGAGATCAGCTTCAAGCTGGGCGAGGAGTTTGACGAGACCACGGCGGACGACAGACACGTCAAG TCCAAGGTCACGCTGGATGGAGGCAAACTCGTCCACGTGCAGaagtgggatgggaaggagacATCGCTGGTCCGGGAGCTGAAGGATGGGAAATTAATTCTG ACTCTCACCATGGGCAACGTCGTCTCCACCCGCACCTACGAGAAGGCGACATAG
- the LOC138689242 gene encoding cAMP-dependent protein kinase inhibitor alpha-like, whose amino-acid sequence MTEVEPVLDFASSGRTGRRNALPDILGSPAGVSPSDLPLKLAEMSLNAGSAQEMQSPSTEVPPPQPPSPELKDTS is encoded by the exons ATGACTGAGGTGGAACCCGTGCTGGACTTCGCATCCTCCGGGAGAACGGGCCGGCGCAATGCCCTGCCTGACATCCTGGGCTCGCCGGCCGGCGTCAGCCCCTCTGACCTGCCCCTCAAGCTGGCCGAGATGTCCCTGAACGCAG GCAGCGCCCAGGAGATGCAGTCGCCCTCGACGGAGGTGCCCCCTccgcagccccccagccccgagCTGAAGGACACGTCCTAA